The DNA region GTTGCAGGTATCGTAACAAATGTCGTGGTCATCGCAGCATTTTGTCATTTCACCAACTGGCAAGTATTCgctatcaatttttaaacctaAAGAACCGCAACCATCCGCCTTTGGAACGTGGTTTCGATTCGGTTTTGGTGCCACatctaaaaaagatatttaaaccataattaaaatgatgtaacaatttaaaacgtctattaaaatttcatttaaatggtaaaaacGTGGAATGCCGAAGATTTATAAAGCGCGCTCAGATATTCTTTAGCCACAGGTTAAGCGAAATCGATAAGAGATAATACTACTTACTTCCTGGACACTTGAAAACGCATTCCTCTTCTACAGCAGCATCGAAAACGTCATGCAAATGTCTGAACTTCTGTGCGacgtttataacatttttaaaaacatcccCGAAGACTGTTTCAGCAGACAAAACCGCGTCCCGAAGGTTACTCAAAATTCCAGAACCGTATCCGGAATAAATGTAACCAACGAATGTAAGAACATAAATCGCCACTTTTCCGTACGGAATATTCATACTTTAGCTCTTTTTACTTGGcactgtataaataatataaataaaactaggtTTTGTGAAACACTCACTTAAAAAGTGAGGTTAGATCAGAAGTATATTTAGCGCATACGTAATAAAACATACGTGTTTCAATATTACACGTTTTAtctgaaacaatataaataaacgaataatttagatgttttaatatattttcaaacatttttaaacatttaaacatgttattaacatatatttacttataaacagATTGTGGCATATTAAACGCAGTTGATAAacgtcaataatttaatttaatttcattttattattatatatgattaattaaacagaattttaattcatttctcACTCCTTTCGGAATGTTCTGGACGTTTTTTAGTGTGTGTAGGACTTTTTTTGGAATGTTTAGGGGTCTTATTAATCGAATCCTCTTTTTGTTCAGCAACTTCAGAACTTTTATCAGCCtgttcatttttgttttcaatatcttgaagacttttttcaattttatctgtAGTTTTATCAGTACTTAGCATCTCTTTTAATTCACCCTTATCATATAACGTTCTAACATCTGTTCCTCCACCGACAAAATTTCCATCAATAAAAACTCTTGGCACCTTCAAATTAGAATGTTTGAACCTACAAATCtgattaacaaactttttactgTTGTGGCACCCGTAAGCTTTCCCAAAGCAGCTTGAATTTTCTCGCAATCGTCGCGTCCATTTAGTTCAATCGCCGTGTATTTTTGTTGCAAACTGTCGAACGTTCTTTTTGCCAAGTTGCTGTAAGGACAATAGGTTTTAGAAAATATCACGACCTTGTCACTTTGTATCATTTCCTGAACTTTATCGCAAGTTTCCTTTGATGGGACTGGACTGACAGTCACAACCAttgtttgatttgattgaaaagacgtttcattaaaactcataatatgtatttgataaaaattacaacttaattaattaagcacATAATTTGGCCAGTTCTCCACTTTCCAATAAAGCTTTAACATCTGATCCACCTCCCAGAAATTGGCCTTTAACAAACACTCTTGGAACCtgcaaaaataattgattattaaaattgatgaagaatgaaagatattaaaatgttactaaCACTTCTTGCTCCAGTTATATTGCCCAAAATATCTTGAATTTCATCACAATCATCACGCTCATCCAACTCAACCAATGTATATCTTTCTCTGAGCTTGTCGAAggcctaaaattattatattatttaataataaaattaataataattctaataaaagttgACTTACATCTTTCGCCATTTTACAATAGGGACAATAGGTTTTAGAAAAGATGACGATTTTATCACTGGAAATGGTGTTTTGAACGTATTCTTGTTTTGAACCACTCATTTTGATGGATTCACTTCCCGGcctataataacaaaaatgctTAAATCACTGTCTAATATACCACAATTTTACGTTATTcagataagattattttaatcacaCTTGAGATTATTTAAACAAGGTTAGTTAACCAACAAACTATTGTTGTAAAGTAAAACAACTTACGATATCTTTGAAATCAGGAATCTGAGTAATTTAGCTATTGTGATTACTGTCGAATACAACAACGCTTTTTTGTGTAAATGACTCAATGAATATTGAGAAATGCGCAAGAGTACTTCAAGGTCGTGTTCATGTTATCtttcgttttatatttttatatttacctaGGGCCGAAAAAGTGCCAGAAAATGCTTCTTAGTAGTTCCATTTTGACAATCTTTGACTAGAATTtcgataattttcaataaatatcaaaaattattttaaaatagcttTTATGACATCTGCTTTTCAGAATGAAGGATTagctattaaaatagtttagttCAACTATTCTAAAACAGATGTCAGTCGTCATGACGATAGTTTAtagttaacatttaataaaaggtAGTGGGATTCTTTCATTGTTGGTGAGTTTCTTCAGTTACTTTACTTGAACTTCTATTGCCGCCTTATAGATGTCcccagtaattaattaatctagaTTTAAGTTTtaccatttaattatattttgtgtttgcataatgaaaatttaataatgtggaaaatattttagcatggtattataaaatgattattttatttttattttagacttAGCGTGATGAGAGAGaagtgattaaataaaatagatatattagaTCCTGCATCAACTTTGTAGTTGGCttccacaataaataaaaaaatatttattattgtattactggctttaaatgaaaataagaaagagttcatttataaaatcacaGTTATGTTAACACTGCGGAAATTAAAGACCAATTAAGACATTGAAGTCCTGtaagaaaaacaaatgaagaaattttacTGAACATTGTAGCCGAGTAATCTAAACGCTCATTACGCACATAGTTTACAacaaataagt from Aethina tumida isolate Nest 87 chromosome 1, icAetTumi1.1, whole genome shotgun sequence includes:
- the LOC109608772 gene encoding uncharacterized protein LOC109608772 isoform X1; this translates as MELLRSIFWHFFGPRPGSESIKMSGSKQEYVQNTISSDKIVIFSKTYCPYCKMAKDAFDKLRERYTLVELDERDDCDEIQDILGNITGARSVPRVFVKGQFLGGGSDVKALLESGELAKLCA
- the LOC109607254 gene encoding uncharacterized protein LOC109607254, producing MSFNETSFQSNQTMVVTVSPVPSKETCDKVQEMIQSDKVVIFSKTYCPYSNLAKRTFDSLQQKYTAIELNGRDDCEKIQAALGKLTGATTVPRVFIDGNFVGGGTDVRTLYDKGELKEMLSTDKTTDKIEKSLQDIENKNEQADKSSEVAEQKEDSINKTPKHSKKSPTHTKKRPEHSERSEK
- the LOC109608772 gene encoding uncharacterized protein LOC109608772 isoform X2 → MSGSKQEYVQNTISSDKIVIFSKTYCPYCKMAKDAFDKLRERYTLVELDERDDCDEIQDILGNITGARSVPRVFVKGQFLGGGSDVKALLESGELAKLCA
- the LOC109608910 gene encoding group XIIA secretory phospholipase A2, whose amino-acid sequence is MNIPYGKVAIYVLTFVGYIYSGYGSGILSNLRDAVLSAETVFGDVFKNVINVAQKFRHLHDVFDAAVEEECVFKCPGNVAPKPNRNHVPKADGCGSLGLKIDSEYLPVGEMTKCCDDHDICYDTCNKNKEACDIEFKRCLYKYCDSYEKSLGGKTMVKACKGAAKMLFTGTLTLGCKSYQDAQRNACYCPPSYGWKDKKNSKYARGDGEL